From one Bacteroidales bacterium genomic stretch:
- a CDS encoding peroxiredoxin, whose translation MEEQVQISKMPVIGDQAPDFTAVTTKGKIKFSEFAKDKWVVLFSHPADFTPVCTTEMTGFAQRKGEFDALNTELMGLSIDSIHSHLAWVQNVREKTGVYFDFPIIADIDMKVSKLYGMLQPGESETAAVRAVFFIDPKKKIRLVMYYPLNVGRNMDEILRVLDG comes from the coding sequence ATGGAAGAACAAGTACAAATTTCAAAAATGCCGGTAATTGGCGATCAAGCACCAGATTTTACAGCCGTAACAACTAAAGGAAAAATAAAATTTTCTGAGTTTGCAAAAGACAAGTGGGTAGTCTTATTTTCTCACCCTGCCGATTTTACTCCAGTTTGTACAACTGAAATGACAGGATTTGCACAACGGAAAGGCGAATTCGACGCCTTAAATACAGAACTTATGGGATTAAGTATTGATAGTATTCACTCTCATCTTGCTTGGGTTCAGAATGTACGTGAAAAGACTGGTGTTTATTTCGATTTCCCAATTATTGCAGATATCGATATGAAAGTATCTAAATTGTATGGAATGTTGCAGCCGGGTGAAAGCGAAACTGCTGCTGTTCGTGCCGTATTCTTTATCGATCCTAAAAAGAAAATCCGTTTAGTGATGTATTATCCATTGAATGTTGGTCGTAATATGGACGAAATCCTTCGTGTTCTAGATGGTT
- a CDS encoding LysR family transcriptional regulator — protein sequence MITLIQLEYIVAVDTFRHFATAASKCFVTQPTLSMQIKKLEDHLDVIIFDRTKQPVVPTMLGEKVIEQARIVLLENSRINQIIQEEKEDLSGEIRIGIIPTISPYLLPRFTGELKAKHPKIKMKIEEMVTENIEEQLKKDLIDVGILVTPLHNPGIIEHPLYYEEMQVYSNEKHQFTHQAIIEIKDIATPEIWLLSDGHCFRHQVINLCDIKSFESDALPFEFEGGNLDTLMRIIDKEGGYTLIPELSGLELKGERASQVRRFHDITPLREVGLVYTRKFAKTKLIESLTKTIQESVPSHMLNKNRGTIVEWK from the coding sequence ATGATTACACTTATCCAATTAGAATACATCGTTGCAGTTGACACTTTTAGGCATTTTGCAACAGCAGCAAGTAAATGCTTTGTAACGCAACCCACTTTGAGTATGCAAATAAAAAAGCTTGAAGATCATTTAGATGTAATAATTTTTGACCGGACTAAACAGCCCGTTGTTCCAACTATGCTTGGCGAAAAGGTAATTGAACAAGCACGAATAGTTTTACTCGAGAACTCCAGAATAAATCAAATTATCCAAGAGGAAAAAGAAGATCTTAGCGGTGAAATCCGCATTGGTATTATTCCTACAATTTCTCCTTATCTCTTACCTCGCTTTACTGGAGAATTAAAAGCCAAACATCCGAAGATTAAAATGAAAATTGAGGAAATGGTAACTGAAAACATTGAAGAGCAACTAAAAAAGGATTTAATTGATGTTGGAATTTTGGTAACTCCTCTTCATAACCCCGGAATTATTGAACATCCTTTATATTATGAAGAGATGCAAGTATACTCTAACGAAAAACATCAATTTACTCATCAAGCAATTATAGAAATTAAAGATATTGCAACACCCGAAATTTGGTTACTGAGCGATGGCCATTGTTTCCGCCATCAGGTAATTAATCTATGCGACATAAAAAGCTTTGAATCTGATGCTTTACCCTTCGAATTTGAAGGAGGAAATTTAGATACTTTGATGCGAATTATTGATAAAGAAGGCGGTTATACACTTATTCCTGAACTCAGCGGGTTGGAACTCAAAGGAGAAAGAGCAAGTCAGGTTCGTAGATTTCATGATATAACTCCTTTAAGAGAAGTGGGATTAGTCTATACTCGTAAATTTGCTAAAACCAAACTAATTGAAAGCCTTACCAAAACAATACAAGAATCCGTTCCAAGTCATATGCTCAACAAAAACCGAGGGACAATAGTAGAGTGGAAATAA
- the lnt gene encoding apolipoprotein N-acyltransferase yields MKRYQNLILSILSGVLFGLGWPPNGIPFILFFAFIPLLLLEDNIAKGLGGAKTWRVISYAYLAFIIWHIISVWWIWNASDYGAVMSILLNASFMTIAFGLYSWTKRYFNKGETPYFILLIYWITFEYFHLDWALSFPWLNIGNAFAKYPSIIQWYEYTGIFGGSLWILLLNIGFYKLYRLVIQTKEYKKAGFFSIWLITLIAIPIILSSVRYTNYIETENPVDIVVVQPNMDPYGEQYSAPPQEVIHRIIKLSKPLLDSNTTFILAPESAIQEHLQEPHFNYSTSLGSRTISIPMLKIFISNYPNLNLLIGLSSYKFLKEPTVTARTTKSGAFYDEYNSALFLNRFDKREHYHKSKFVPGAEKMPFQKLLAPFQQIAFDLGGTVGSLGYDTERRVFTSADGQYKIAPLICFESVFGEFTNGFVQNGAQLLFIITNDGWWGNTSGYKQHLMFASLRAIETRRSIARSANTGISCFINQRGDIYEKTEYWVQDAKKTTLNANSDISFYVRYGDYIGRLSAFTAILFLLISFSMMLRGKGNELSNHIR; encoded by the coding sequence ATGAAGCGCTACCAAAACCTTATCCTTTCAATCCTTTCGGGAGTCTTATTTGGCTTAGGGTGGCCACCCAATGGCATTCCGTTTATTTTATTTTTTGCATTTATTCCTCTTCTATTACTCGAAGATAATATTGCCAAAGGCTTGGGAGGAGCTAAAACTTGGCGAGTGATAAGCTATGCCTATCTTGCTTTTATCATTTGGCATATCATTAGTGTTTGGTGGATTTGGAATGCTTCGGATTATGGAGCCGTAATGTCTATACTACTCAACGCTTCCTTTATGACGATTGCTTTTGGTCTGTATTCGTGGACAAAAAGATATTTCAATAAAGGTGAAACGCCATATTTTATCCTCCTTATTTATTGGATAACTTTTGAGTATTTTCACCTTGATTGGGCATTGTCTTTTCCTTGGCTAAATATAGGCAATGCTTTTGCTAAATATCCGTCCATTATTCAGTGGTACGAATACACAGGAATATTTGGAGGCAGTCTTTGGATTTTACTTTTAAATATCGGATTTTATAAACTTTATCGTTTGGTAATTCAAACGAAAGAATACAAAAAAGCGGGCTTTTTTAGCATCTGGTTAATTACTTTAATTGCTATTCCTATTATACTTTCCTCTGTCCGCTACACCAATTATATTGAAACTGAAAATCCTGTGGATATTGTTGTTGTTCAGCCCAATATGGATCCTTACGGAGAACAATATAGCGCACCTCCACAAGAAGTTATTCATCGAATAATTAAGCTTAGCAAACCTTTACTGGATTCGAATACTACATTTATCCTTGCTCCCGAATCTGCTATACAAGAGCATTTGCAAGAACCTCATTTCAATTATTCTACAAGTTTAGGATCAAGAACTATTTCTATTCCTATGCTGAAAATTTTCATTTCAAATTATCCAAATCTAAATTTATTGATTGGTCTTTCTTCCTATAAATTTTTAAAAGAGCCAACCGTTACAGCACGAACAACAAAATCGGGAGCATTTTATGATGAATACAACAGCGCTTTATTTTTAAATCGGTTTGATAAACGTGAGCATTATCACAAATCAAAATTTGTTCCGGGTGCGGAAAAAATGCCATTTCAAAAACTTCTCGCACCATTTCAACAAATAGCTTTTGATTTAGGTGGCACCGTAGGAAGTCTTGGTTACGATACGGAAAGGAGAGTGTTTACTTCGGCAGATGGCCAATATAAGATTGCACCTTTAATTTGTTTTGAATCTGTATTTGGTGAATTCACCAACGGTTTTGTACAAAATGGGGCACAGCTTCTATTTATAATTACTAATGATGGTTGGTGGGGAAATACATCGGGTTATAAACAGCATTTAATGTTTGCTTCTTTACGAGCAATAGAAACTCGCAGAAGTATTGCGCGCTCTGCCAATACAGGTATATCCTGCTTTATAAATCAACGCGGCGACATTTATGAAAAAACAGAATATTGGGTTCAAGATGCAAAAAAAACTACTTTAAATGCTAATAGTGATATTAGTTTTTATGTCAGATACGGAGACTATATCGGACGTTTATCGGCTTTCACTGCCATACTTTTTCTTCTTATTAGTTTTTCTATGATGCTTAGAGGGAAAGGGAATGAATTGAGCAATCATATTAGATAA
- the thiL gene encoding thiamine-phosphate kinase, with product MFENREKRTELSELGEFKLIDRLTKNVANRQKSTILGIGDDAAILNFENDKVLLSTDLLIEGIHFDLSYMPLKHLGYKAVMVNLSDIAAMNATPTQITVGLAVSNRFSVEALEEIYAGMLLACKKYNVDLVGGDTTSSTSGLILSISVLGTAKAGNIVKRSTAKAGDLIVVSGDLGAAYAGLLLLEREKEVFKKDQNIQPDLGGNEYVLERQLRPEARVDMIKRFADMKLIPTAMIDISDGLASEVMHLCKESALGCNLYEEKIPIDPQTVSVAELFNIHPITCALNGGEDYELLFTVSQNDFEKINGQGEFYIIGHMTETGEAKNLITTSGEVIPITAQGWDGIKMDDKH from the coding sequence ATGTTTGAGAATAGAGAAAAGCGTACTGAACTTTCGGAATTAGGTGAATTCAAATTAATTGATCGCCTAACTAAGAATGTAGCTAACCGACAAAAATCAACCATTTTAGGAATAGGTGACGACGCTGCAATTTTAAACTTTGAAAACGACAAAGTTTTACTTTCTACAGATCTGTTAATTGAAGGCATTCATTTTGATTTAAGCTATATGCCTTTAAAACATTTGGGTTATAAAGCGGTAATGGTCAACCTCTCAGATATTGCTGCAATGAATGCAACTCCCACACAAATAACCGTAGGATTAGCCGTTTCTAATCGATTTTCTGTTGAAGCATTGGAAGAGATTTACGCCGGAATGCTTCTTGCCTGCAAAAAATACAATGTTGATTTAGTAGGTGGAGATACAACATCGAGTACCAGCGGCTTAATACTTTCTATTAGCGTACTCGGTACAGCAAAAGCCGGAAATATTGTAAAAAGAAGTACAGCAAAAGCCGGAGATTTAATAGTTGTAAGTGGCGATTTAGGTGCAGCATATGCAGGATTATTATTGCTAGAACGTGAGAAAGAAGTATTTAAGAAAGACCAAAACATACAACCCGATTTAGGTGGTAACGAATATGTTCTTGAGCGTCAGTTACGCCCGGAAGCTCGTGTAGATATGATTAAGCGTTTTGCCGATATGAAATTAATACCAACAGCAATGATTGATATCTCTGATGGTTTAGCATCTGAAGTCATGCATCTTTGCAAGGAATCTGCTTTAGGTTGTAATCTGTATGAGGAAAAAATACCTATCGACCCACAAACGGTTAGTGTTGCCGAATTATTTAATATTCACCCTATAACCTGTGCTTTAAATGGTGGCGAAGATTATGAACTTTTGTTTACAGTAAGTCAAAACGACTTTGAAAAAATTAATGGTCAAGGCGAATTTTATATTATTGGGCATATGACCGAAACAGGAGAGGCCAAAAATTTAATTACAACTTCGGGCGAAGTCATTCCAATTACAGCTCAAGGATGGGATGGAATTAAAATGGACGATAAGCACTAA
- a CDS encoding excinuclease ABC subunit C: MSHNQQLIDQLHLQIRSLPQSPGVYQYFDTEDKIIYVGKAKNLKKRVASYFNKEKSASGKLRVLVSKIVRIEFMVVDTELDALLLENNLIKKYQPRYNILLKDDKTFPWICIKNEPFPRIFSTRNIIKDGSEYFGPYASVKMMNTVLYLVHQLYPIRSCKLQLTKQNIAAKKFKVCLDYHIGKCLAPCVGKQSETEYMESIQEIRNIIKGDIVSLISNLKGRMMSYAKEMEFEKAQLLKDRIDLLTSYRSKSLVVNPKIHNVDVFSFIIEDDKAFVNFLKIINGAIVQTHTIELKKRLEETNIQLLELAMAELYSRFGSNAKEIILPFKIDLSFPDSKITIPKKGDKKQLLDLSTRNAHFYQLERQKRKDLVDPNRHSKRILEQLQHDLHMKVIPEHIECFDNSNFQGDYPVAAMVMFKNAKPYKKGYRHYNIKTVEGPDDFHSMEEVIYRRYKHLLDEKKPLPQLIVVDGGKGQLSASVRSLEKLNLRGKISIIGIAKKLEEIYFPNDSLPLYINKKSESLKLIQNLRDEAHRFGITHHRNKRDKGTLKTELTDIKGIGKLTAELLLREFGSVLKIKKLEKEAIANTIGQAKAEIVFKYFKNKA; encoded by the coding sequence ATGAGCCATAATCAACAACTCATCGATCAACTACACCTTCAAATCCGAAGCTTGCCACAATCGCCCGGGGTTTATCAATATTTTGATACTGAAGACAAGATAATATATGTCGGCAAAGCTAAAAATTTAAAAAAAAGAGTAGCGTCATATTTCAATAAAGAAAAAAGTGCAAGCGGAAAACTACGTGTTTTAGTTTCTAAAATTGTCCGTATAGAATTTATGGTTGTTGATACCGAACTCGATGCTCTTTTGCTGGAAAACAACCTTATAAAAAAATATCAACCTCGCTATAATATTCTTCTAAAAGACGATAAAACATTTCCGTGGATTTGTATTAAAAACGAGCCTTTCCCTCGTATTTTCTCTACACGGAACATAATAAAAGACGGAAGTGAATATTTTGGACCCTATGCATCAGTAAAAATGATGAATACTGTTCTATATTTGGTTCATCAGCTTTACCCTATTCGCTCTTGTAAACTTCAATTAACTAAACAAAATATTGCCGCAAAGAAATTTAAAGTCTGTTTAGATTATCACATAGGGAAATGCCTTGCTCCTTGTGTTGGTAAACAAAGCGAAACAGAGTATATGGAAAGTATTCAAGAAATAAGAAATATTATAAAAGGCGATATTGTTTCTCTCATTTCCAACCTTAAAGGCAGGATGATGAGTTATGCAAAAGAAATGGAATTTGAAAAAGCACAATTATTAAAAGACAGAATTGATCTTTTAACTTCATATAGAAGTAAATCATTAGTTGTAAATCCTAAAATACACAATGTTGATGTTTTTTCTTTTATTATAGAAGATGATAAAGCTTTTGTAAATTTCTTAAAAATAATTAACGGAGCCATTGTCCAAACACACACTATCGAATTAAAAAAGCGCCTTGAAGAAACTAATATACAACTGTTAGAATTGGCTATGGCCGAATTATATTCACGCTTTGGAAGTAATGCTAAAGAAATAATTCTTCCTTTTAAAATTGACCTTTCGTTCCCCGACTCAAAAATTACCATTCCAAAAAAAGGAGATAAAAAACAATTACTTGATTTATCAACACGCAATGCTCACTTTTATCAATTAGAGCGTCAAAAACGAAAAGATTTAGTTGATCCCAACCGTCATAGCAAACGAATTTTAGAACAACTGCAACACGACTTACATATGAAAGTTATACCGGAACATATAGAATGTTTTGATAATTCTAACTTTCAAGGTGATTATCCCGTAGCAGCTATGGTGATGTTTAAAAATGCAAAACCATATAAAAAAGGATATAGGCATTACAATATTAAAACTGTTGAAGGTCCTGATGATTTTCATTCTATGGAAGAAGTTATTTACAGACGGTATAAACACTTGTTAGATGAAAAAAAGCCTCTTCCCCAGTTAATTGTTGTAGATGGAGGAAAAGGACAATTAAGCGCTTCTGTACGTAGTTTAGAAAAATTAAATTTACGAGGTAAAATTAGTATTATAGGGATTGCCAAAAAACTTGAAGAAATTTATTTTCCAAATGATAGTCTGCCTTTATATATCAATAAAAAATCGGAGAGTTTAAAGCTTATTCAAAATTTACGTGACGAAGCACATAGATTTGGAATAACTCATCATCGCAATAAACGTGATAAAGGAACTTTAAAAACAGAACTTACTGATATTAAGGGCATAGGCAAACTAACTGCGGAGCTTTTACTTCGAGAGTTTGGTTCAGTTCTCAAAATAAAAAAGCTGGAAAAAGAAGCTATTGCAAACACGATAGGGCAAGCAAAAGCCGAAATCGTTTTTAAATACTTTAAGAACAAGGCATAA
- a CDS encoding energy transducer TonB, giving the protein MEQKKSEKANLENKRTIFLEIGFVLALAVVLVAFEYKSYDKVEYSNIERMVDDTPEEIIPITEQKVKPPPPKPPPQVTIINVVEDDVDVEDDIEIDIEFDEDEEMAEFEFVVEEEEIEEEQIFLVVENMPEFPGGEAAMYKFIGKNIEYPRMAKESGISGRVYVTFVVERDGSVTDVKILRGIGGGCDEEAVRVIKKMPRWSPGKQRGKPVRVQYRMPIKFTLQ; this is encoded by the coding sequence ATGGAACAAAAAAAATCCGAAAAAGCAAATCTGGAAAATAAGAGAACAATTTTTCTAGAAATAGGCTTTGTTTTAGCTCTTGCTGTGGTATTGGTTGCTTTTGAATACAAATCGTACGATAAAGTTGAATATAGCAATATTGAGCGAATGGTGGATGATACTCCTGAGGAGATTATTCCAATTACCGAACAGAAAGTTAAACCACCTCCACCAAAACCACCTCCACAAGTAACAATTATCAATGTTGTTGAGGATGATGTTGATGTGGAAGACGATATTGAAATAGATATCGAATTTGATGAAGATGAAGAGATGGCAGAATTTGAATTTGTTGTCGAAGAGGAAGAAATTGAGGAAGAACAAATTTTCTTGGTTGTTGAGAATATGCCTGAGTTTCCCGGTGGCGAAGCTGCAATGTACAAATTCATTGGTAAAAACATTGAGTATCCACGTATGGCAAAAGAAAGTGGCATTAGTGGTCGTGTGTATGTAACCTTTGTTGTAGAGCGTGATGGTAGTGTTACCGACGTTAAGATACTCCGTGGTATCGGAGGCGGCTGTGATGAAGAAGCAGTTCGTGTAATTAAAAAGATGCCAAGATGGAGTCCCGGAAAACAACGTGGAAAACCTGTACGTGTTCAATATAGAATGCCGATTAAGTTTACCTTACAATAA
- the gcvH gene encoding glycine cleavage system protein GcvH, translating to MDIKENLKYTKDHEWVLVEGDEATVGITDFAQSELGDIVFVEVDSEGENLSKEEVFGTIEAVKTVSDLFMPISGEVVEFNEELEATPELVNQDPYGKGWIIKVKINDFAELESLLSSGVYKNMVEA from the coding sequence ATGGACATTAAAGAAAATTTAAAGTACACAAAAGATCACGAATGGGTTTTGGTTGAAGGCGATGAAGCAACTGTTGGTATCACCGATTTTGCCCAGAGCGAATTAGGTGATATTGTTTTTGTTGAAGTTGACTCTGAAGGTGAAAATTTATCCAAGGAAGAAGTTTTTGGCACTATCGAAGCTGTAAAAACAGTTTCGGATTTATTTATGCCAATTTCTGGAGAAGTTGTTGAATTTAACGAAGAACTTGAAGCTACTCCGGAATTGGTTAATCAGGATCCTTACGGAAAAGGATGGATTATTAAGGTTAAAATTAACGATTTTGCTGAGTTGGAAAGCTTGTTAAGCAGCGGAGTATATAAAAATATGGTGGAAGCATAA
- a CDS encoding TatD family hydrolase codes for MFHLNYIDIHTHKIRKSANIQIVDISERVNVDIEICSYYSMGVHPWFVKEMDLDKKMQNIKSHIDKNSFLAIGECGLDKVCNVDFNIQLKAFKQQINLSEKYHKPLILHIVKSFNEIIQLRIAIKAKQKWIVHGFNGSYQLAKQLIDMGFYISFGHKLYQQTSKASKSIKHLPLNRIFLETDNSEFAIEEVYALAAERLNIDVSLVQRQLLLNFIDIFP; via the coding sequence ATGTTTCACTTGAACTATATCGATATACATACTCATAAAATACGAAAATCAGCAAATATTCAAATAGTTGATATTTCGGAAAGAGTGAATGTTGATATAGAAATATGTTCCTATTATTCTATGGGAGTTCATCCTTGGTTTGTTAAGGAAATGGATTTAGACAAAAAAATGCAGAATATAAAAAGCCATATTGATAAGAATTCTTTTTTAGCCATAGGCGAATGTGGGTTAGATAAAGTTTGTAATGTTGATTTTAATATTCAGTTAAAAGCTTTTAAGCAACAAATAAATCTGTCTGAAAAATATCATAAACCCTTAATATTACATATTGTAAAGTCTTTTAATGAGATTATTCAGCTGAGAATAGCCATTAAAGCAAAGCAAAAATGGATAGTGCATGGTTTTAATGGAAGCTATCAGCTAGCAAAGCAGTTGATAGATATGGGTTTTTATATTTCTTTCGGACATAAGCTTTATCAACAAACATCAAAAGCCAGCAAAAGTATCAAACACCTGCCTTTAAATCGTATTTTTCTTGAAACAGATAATTCGGAATTTGCAATTGAGGAAGTTTATGCTTTAGCTGCTGAACGGTTGAATATAGATGTAAGCCTTGTTCAGAGACAATTACTCTTAAATTTTATCGACATATTTCCGTAA
- a CDS encoding bifunctional (p)ppGpp synthetase/guanosine-3',5'-bis(diphosphate) 3'-pyrophosphohydrolase, producing MAKSNKFNYIINPEDEARRIKSKYKTLLKSWRPKEATKEKDRKLIIKAFKVANEAHQGMRRRSGEPYIFHPVEVALICVNEIGLGTKSIISALLHDVVEDTDYSIDDIRSLFGDKIAQIIDGLTKIREIFGNQPIESMQAENFKRLLLTLSDDVRVILIKLADRLHNMRTLDAMPEEKQLKIASETTYLYAPLAHRLGLHSIKSELEDLALRYTDKEAFQLIKTNLLNTKVERDKFIRNFVRPIKKELDKQGIKYQIVSREKSISSIWYKMKNKGVPFDEVFDVFAVRIIIDTPLETEKSVCLNTYSIVTDKYLPNRQRFRDWISTPKANGYESLHTTVMSKSGRWVEVQIRTKRMDEIAEKGYAAHWKYKSDVRKVEGGLDEWLIKVRELLQGSEIDALDFMSEFKLNLFSKEIMVFTPKGDVKTLPLGATALDFAYNIHSEVGNKCIAAKVNHKVVSLDYVLKQGDQVQILTSDTHNPSEEWFSYLKTARAKSSLKTAIKEIKKKATDQGRLQLSIIYGNLKIENTRENRLKLSTYLNCKSKTDFYYKLAKGVIEERTIRECFEITDGFNWKKYIPFWRPKTETDKNLKNIIQDEIKKNPNNLLLDKSIKNIKFNVAACCNPIPGDDVIGISLPGKPIQIHRTNCEKAISLMSTFGNQIIKAKWNEGEKVGFLAGISISANETFGLISSIVEVITKEYQINIRTFHLISSGGTAKGTVTLYVSDSNVLKKLIKNIKAIEGVISAERIDEIKDYH from the coding sequence ATGGCGAAAAGCAATAAATTCAATTATATAATTAATCCTGAAGATGAGGCGAGAAGGATTAAAAGTAAATACAAAACTTTACTAAAATCTTGGCGTCCAAAAGAAGCGACAAAAGAAAAGGACAGAAAGCTTATAATAAAAGCATTTAAAGTCGCCAATGAAGCTCATCAAGGAATGCGACGCAGGAGTGGCGAGCCGTATATTTTTCATCCTGTTGAAGTTGCTTTAATCTGTGTAAACGAAATTGGTCTCGGAACAAAATCTATTATAAGTGCCTTATTGCACGATGTTGTTGAAGATACCGATTACAGCATAGATGACATCCGCTCTTTATTTGGCGATAAGATTGCTCAAATTATTGACGGACTAACTAAGATAAGAGAAATATTTGGTAATCAGCCAATAGAATCTATGCAAGCCGAAAATTTCAAACGCTTACTCTTAACCCTCTCCGATGATGTTCGTGTAATTTTGATTAAACTTGCCGACCGCTTACATAATATGCGTACGCTTGATGCGATGCCTGAAGAAAAACAACTTAAAATTGCATCAGAAACCACCTATTTATATGCTCCATTGGCACATCGCTTAGGCTTACACTCTATTAAAAGCGAATTAGAAGATTTGGCTTTACGTTATACCGATAAAGAAGCTTTTCAGCTAATTAAAACTAACTTACTTAACACAAAAGTTGAGCGTGATAAATTCATCCGCAACTTTGTTCGTCCAATAAAAAAAGAACTCGATAAACAAGGTATAAAATATCAAATTGTTAGTAGAGAAAAATCTATATCCTCCATTTGGTACAAAATGAAAAATAAAGGGGTTCCCTTTGATGAAGTTTTTGATGTTTTCGCTGTACGGATAATTATAGATACCCCCTTAGAAACAGAAAAAAGTGTCTGTTTGAATACATATTCCATAGTTACAGACAAATACCTACCTAACAGACAACGTTTTAGGGATTGGATATCAACACCTAAAGCCAATGGTTACGAATCTCTACATACTACTGTAATGAGTAAATCAGGACGGTGGGTAGAAGTTCAAATCAGGACAAAACGCATGGACGAAATTGCAGAAAAAGGCTATGCTGCCCATTGGAAATATAAGTCGGATGTAAGAAAAGTTGAAGGGGGATTAGACGAATGGCTGATTAAGGTTAGGGAACTTTTACAAGGTAGCGAAATAGATGCTTTGGATTTTATGAGCGAATTCAAATTAAATCTATTTTCAAAAGAAATTATGGTTTTTACTCCAAAAGGCGATGTAAAAACCCTCCCATTAGGAGCAACAGCACTTGATTTTGCGTATAATATACACTCCGAAGTTGGAAATAAATGCATTGCAGCCAAAGTAAATCATAAGGTTGTTTCTCTGGATTATGTCCTAAAACAAGGTGATCAGGTTCAGATTTTAACTTCTGATACTCATAATCCAAGTGAAGAATGGTTTTCTTATCTGAAAACAGCAAGAGCAAAAAGCAGTTTAAAAACAGCTATTAAGGAAATTAAAAAAAAGGCAACCGATCAAGGGAGATTACAATTATCGATTATTTATGGAAATCTGAAAATAGAAAATACTCGTGAAAACCGCTTAAAATTATCTACTTATCTGAACTGTAAATCAAAAACCGATTTTTATTACAAACTGGCAAAAGGAGTAATTGAAGAGCGCACTATACGCGAATGTTTTGAAATAACAGATGGTTTTAATTGGAAGAAATACATTCCTTTTTGGCGGCCAAAAACCGAGACAGATAAAAACCTTAAAAATATCATTCAAGACGAAATAAAGAAAAACCCAAATAATCTACTTCTTGATAAAAGCATTAAAAATATCAAGTTTAATGTAGCGGCTTGTTGCAACCCGATTCCGGGTGATGATGTAATTGGAATCAGCCTTCCGGGAAAACCTATTCAGATTCATCGTACCAATTGCGAAAAGGCTATATCACTAATGTCAACCTTTGGTAATCAGATTATTAAAGCAAAATGGAATGAGGGAGAGAAAGTGGGGTTTTTAGCCGGCATCTCTATTTCTGCTAATGAAACATTTGGTTTAATTTCTTCTATTGTTGAAGTGATAACAAAAGAATACCAAATCAATATACGGACATTTCACTTAATAAGTTCGGGAGGAACGGCTAAAGGAACGGTTACTTTATATGTTTCGGATAGTAATGTTCTTAAAAAATTAATCAAAAATATTAAAGCTATTGAGGGTGTAATATCGGCAGAACGAATAGACGAAATTAAAGATTATCATTAA
- a CDS encoding RNA pseudouridine synthase → MDELQKKYGVDIIYEDNHLLIVNKKPSQIVQGDKTGDLPLTEIIKAYLKEKYNKPGNVYLGLVHRLDRPTSGLVIFAKTDKAASRLSKIFKDRDLSKTYWAVVQNPPPEKHGHLRHYLKKNEQKNKSFVVTENILGAKKAELKYSYLGKSDRYHLLEVELLTGRHHQIRCQLAYIGCAIKGDVKYGFNRANKDLSIHLHARHIEFIHPVKKELLQINAKPPTDPVWDYFLEMINDNL, encoded by the coding sequence ATGGATGAATTACAAAAAAAATACGGTGTCGATATTATTTATGAAGACAATCATTTATTGATAGTAAATAAAAAGCCATCGCAAATAGTTCAAGGCGATAAAACCGGAGACTTACCTCTGACAGAAATTATAAAAGCTTATTTAAAAGAGAAATATAATAAACCCGGAAATGTATATTTAGGATTAGTTCATCGTTTAGACAGGCCAACAAGCGGGCTGGTTATTTTTGCTAAAACCGATAAAGCAGCATCGCGTTTATCGAAAATATTTAAGGATAGAGATTTGTCTAAAACATATTGGGCTGTTGTTCAAAATCCTCCTCCCGAGAAGCATGGCCATTTAAGGCATTATCTTAAAAAGAATGAACAAAAAAATAAATCTTTTGTTGTTACGGAAAATATTTTGGGAGCTAAAAAGGCAGAGTTAAAATATAGTTACTTAGGCAAAAGCGATCGTTATCACTTACTTGAGGTGGAACTGTTAACCGGAAGGCATCATCAAATAAGATGTCAATTAGCATATATAGGATGCGCAATAAAAGGAGATGTAAAGTACGGATTTAATCGTGCTAACAAAGATTTATCTATTCATTTACATGCTCGCCATATAGAATTTATTCATCCTGTAAAGAAAGAGTTACTACAAATAAATGCGAAACCACCCACAGATCCGGTTTGGGATTATTTTTTGGAAATGATTAATGATAATCTTTAA